A genomic segment from Conger conger chromosome 2, fConCon1.1, whole genome shotgun sequence encodes:
- the LOC133121978 gene encoding NLR family CARD domain-containing protein 3-like isoform X1: protein MMVFKKAIGCTEIRIVHKNKVLSIIQGWKSEDLNWLLCTCATIKSNFLQTLLSWDLFTSWNCFTTDWRSDLESFCFLATTKSLNVREDLSSAAAAGDYSPERKRERSLNAEPVSETQQGGAQQSLTVDVPLSSNHQDLDTEKNQCAQRVQKNLKLILKQKYECIYEGVAKPGKHALLKSIYTELYITEGDCERVNNEHEVWQIETATRTQPTQDTAIKCNNIFRPLAGQGRPIKTVMTKGIAGIGKTVSVQKFILDWVEGKANEDIDFMFVLPFRELNLLHEQHSLHELLHVVHPGRKEFENIEPENYKVFFIFDGLDESKHPLNFRHNKILSEARKTSPVDVLLTNFIKGNLLPYALLWITSRPAAANQIPPKCIHRLTEVRGFNDAQREEYFRKRYADQNLAGRIISHIKTSRSLHIMCHIPVFCWMSAAVLGRLLGGTDREIIPKTLTEMYTHFLLIQSDFKNEKYEDRSEKSEKEILLKLGQLAFQHLKKGNLMFYEEDLQECGIDVTEASVYSGVCTEIFKEEPVLHQKKVYCFVHLSLQEYMAALYVIHSFISKNFRALKNFFGLKTLAPLHDLHKKAIKKALESENGHLDLFLRFLLGLSLDSNQRLLPGLRPQTGSNSESIQKTVQHIKDFKEEDPSPERCINLFHCLSELNDDSILMETEKLEHSSQKFLPAHCSILAYTLLRSEKAFDTFNLRGYNTSEEGRRRLVPAVRCFQKAVLSGCNLTEKSLQLVGSALQSVSSPLRELDLSNNNLGDSGVELLCAGLKSTNCKLQTLRLRECNLTEGCCDVLASVLRSPHSELRDLELRDNKLQDSGVRALSAGLEDPHCKLQRLGLSGCGVTERGCDSLASALRSNASHLRELDLSYNHPGDSGVRALSAAKLDTLTLLVDHGGESRLKPGLRKSLSALNPVKWRQHIH, encoded by the exons ATGATGGTTTTTAAGAAAGCTATTGGTTGTACTGAGATAAGGATTGTGCATAAAAATAAGGTTTTGTCTATTATTCAAGGTTGGAAATCTGAGGATTTGAACTGGCTTTTGTGCACGTGTGCTACAATAAAGTCAAATTTTCTGCAGACTTTACTTTCGTGGGATCTTTTCACTTCCTGGAATTGTTTTACAACTGATTGGAGATCGGACCTTGAGAGCTTCTGTTTCCTAGCAACGACAAAGTCCTTGAATGTCAGGGAGGATCTGAGctctgcagctgcagccggTGATTACAGCCCTGAGAGGAAGCGCGAGAGGAGCTTGAATGCAGAGCCTGTGTCTGAGACCCAGCAGGGAGGGGCACAG cAGTCCCTGACTGTTGATGTACCCCTGAGCTCCAATCACCAGGACCTGGACACAGAAAAAA ACCAATGTGCTCAACGTGTCCAGAAGAACCTGAAGTTGATTCTGAAGCAGAAGTATGAGTGCATATATGAAGGGGTTGCCAAGCCAGGAAAACATGCCCTCCTCAAGAGCATTTACACAGAGctctacatcacagagggggACTGTGAACGGGTCAATAATGAACACGAGGTGTGGCAGATTGAAACAGCAACCAGGACACAGCCTACACAAGACACTGCAATTAAATGCAACAACATCTTTAGACCCTTAGCTGGACAAGGCAGACCCATCAAAACTGTAATGACCAAGGGCATCGCTGGTATTGGAAAAACggtctctgtgcagaagttcaTTCTTGACTGGGTGGAAGGAAAAGCTAATGAGGATATTGATTTCATGTTTGTCCTTCCTTTTCGGGAGCTGAACTTACTTcatgagcagcacagtctccaTGAGCTTCTGCACGTCGTTCACCCTGGAAGGAAAGAGTTTGAAAACATTGAGCCTGAAAATTACAAGGTTTTCTTCATCTTTGATGGTCTGGATGAAAGCAAACATCCCTTGAATTtcagacacaataagatcctgtCTGAAGCAAGGAAGACATCCCCAGTGGATGTGCTACTGACCAACTTCATTAAGGGGAATCTACTTCCCTAtgctctcctctggatcacctcccgaccagcagcagccaatcagatccctcCAAAATGCATCCACCGactgacagaggtcagagggttCAATGatgcacagagagaggagtATTTTAGGAAAAGATACGCAGATCAGAATCTGGCTGGTAGAATTATCTCACACATAAAGACATCCAGGAGTCTGCACATCATGTGCCATATACCAGTCTTCTGCTGGATGTCTGCCGCTGTTCTGGGAAGACTTTTGGGTGGAACTGACAGGGAAATAATCCCTAAAActctgactgaaatgtacacacatttcCTGCTCATTCAGTCAGACTTCAAGAATGAGAAATATGAGGACAGATCTGAGAAGTCAGAGAAAGAAATCCTCCTAAAACTGGGGCAGCTAGCTTTTCAACACCTGAAGAAGGGCAATCTGATGTTTTATGAGGAGGACCTGCAAGAGTGTGGCATTGATGTCACAGAAGCTTCTGTGTACTCTGGGGTGTGCACAGAGATCTTTAAAGAGGAGCCTGTGCTGCATCAGAAGAAAGTCTACTGCTTTGTGCATCTGAGCCTCCAGGAGTACATGGCTGCTTTGTATGTGATTCATTCCTTCATCAGCAAGAACTTCAGGGCATTGAAGAATTTTTTTGGTCTAAAGACTTTAGCGCCACTCCATGATTTGCACAAGAAAGCTATTAAGAAGGCTTTGGAAAGTGAGAATGGACATCTGGACCTCTTCCTCCGATTCCTTCTGGGCCTCTCACTGGACTCCAATCAGCGCCTTCTCCCAGGTCTACGGCCACAGACTGGAAGCAACTCCGAGAGCATCCAGAAAACAGTTCAGCACATCAAGGACTTTAAAGAGGAAGATCCCTCTCCAGAAAGATGCATCAATCTGTTTCATTGTTTGTCTGAACTCAATGATGATTCAATTCTGATGGAAACCGAAAAGTTGGAGCATTCCAGTCAAAAGTTCTTACCTGCGCACTGCTCCATCCTGGCCTATACACTCCTCAGATCGGAAAAGGCGTTTGATACCTTTAACCTGAGAGGGTACAACACCTCAGAGGAGGGGCGAAGACGACTGGTCCCAGCTGTGAGGTGCTTCCAGAAGGCTGT ACTTAGTGGCTGTAATCTCACAGAGAAATCTCTTCAGCTCGTGGGCTCCGCCCTGCAGTCAGTCTCCTCCCCCCTCAGAGAGCTGGACCTCAGCAACAACAACCTGGGAGATTCAGGAgtggagctgctctgtgctggactgaagagcacaaactgtaaactacagactTTGAG GCTCAGGGAGTGTAACctcacagagggctgctgtgatgttctggcctcagtcctgcgttctcctcactcagagctgagAGATCTGGAGCTCAGAGACAACAAGCTGCAGgactcaggagtgagagcgctctctgctggactggaggacccacactgtaaactgcagagactggg gctgtcaggctgtggagtcacagagagaggctgtgattctCTGGCTTCAGCTCTGCGTTCAAACGcctcacacctgagagagctggaCCTGAGCTACAATCACCCTGGAgactcaggagtgagagcgctgtctgctgctaaactggacacactcacactgct TGTAGACcatggaggagagagcaggctgAAACCAGGACTGAGGAAAAGTCTCTCTGCCCTGAATCCTGTGAAATGGAGACAGCACATCCACTGA
- the LOC133121978 gene encoding NACHT, LRR and PYD domains-containing protein 12-like isoform X2, whose protein sequence is MMVFKKAIGCTEIRIVHKNKVLSIIQGWKSEDLNWLLCTCATIKSNFLQTLLSWDLFTSWNCFTTDWRSDLESFCFLATTKSLNVREDLSSAAAAGDYSPERKRERSLNAEPVSETQQGGAQSLTVDVPLSSNHQDLDTEKNQCAQRVQKNLKLILKQKYECIYEGVAKPGKHALLKSIYTELYITEGDCERVNNEHEVWQIETATRTQPTQDTAIKCNNIFRPLAGQGRPIKTVMTKGIAGIGKTVSVQKFILDWVEGKANEDIDFMFVLPFRELNLLHEQHSLHELLHVVHPGRKEFENIEPENYKVFFIFDGLDESKHPLNFRHNKILSEARKTSPVDVLLTNFIKGNLLPYALLWITSRPAAANQIPPKCIHRLTEVRGFNDAQREEYFRKRYADQNLAGRIISHIKTSRSLHIMCHIPVFCWMSAAVLGRLLGGTDREIIPKTLTEMYTHFLLIQSDFKNEKYEDRSEKSEKEILLKLGQLAFQHLKKGNLMFYEEDLQECGIDVTEASVYSGVCTEIFKEEPVLHQKKVYCFVHLSLQEYMAALYVIHSFISKNFRALKNFFGLKTLAPLHDLHKKAIKKALESENGHLDLFLRFLLGLSLDSNQRLLPGLRPQTGSNSESIQKTVQHIKDFKEEDPSPERCINLFHCLSELNDDSILMETEKLEHSSQKFLPAHCSILAYTLLRSEKAFDTFNLRGYNTSEEGRRRLVPAVRCFQKAVLSGCNLTEKSLQLVGSALQSVSSPLRELDLSNNNLGDSGVELLCAGLKSTNCKLQTLRLRECNLTEGCCDVLASVLRSPHSELRDLELRDNKLQDSGVRALSAGLEDPHCKLQRLGLSGCGVTERGCDSLASALRSNASHLRELDLSYNHPGDSGVRALSAAKLDTLTLLVDHGGESRLKPGLRKSLSALNPVKWRQHIH, encoded by the exons ATGATGGTTTTTAAGAAAGCTATTGGTTGTACTGAGATAAGGATTGTGCATAAAAATAAGGTTTTGTCTATTATTCAAGGTTGGAAATCTGAGGATTTGAACTGGCTTTTGTGCACGTGTGCTACAATAAAGTCAAATTTTCTGCAGACTTTACTTTCGTGGGATCTTTTCACTTCCTGGAATTGTTTTACAACTGATTGGAGATCGGACCTTGAGAGCTTCTGTTTCCTAGCAACGACAAAGTCCTTGAATGTCAGGGAGGATCTGAGctctgcagctgcagccggTGATTACAGCCCTGAGAGGAAGCGCGAGAGGAGCTTGAATGCAGAGCCTGTGTCTGAGACCCAGCAGGGAGGGGCACAG TCCCTGACTGTTGATGTACCCCTGAGCTCCAATCACCAGGACCTGGACACAGAAAAAA ACCAATGTGCTCAACGTGTCCAGAAGAACCTGAAGTTGATTCTGAAGCAGAAGTATGAGTGCATATATGAAGGGGTTGCCAAGCCAGGAAAACATGCCCTCCTCAAGAGCATTTACACAGAGctctacatcacagagggggACTGTGAACGGGTCAATAATGAACACGAGGTGTGGCAGATTGAAACAGCAACCAGGACACAGCCTACACAAGACACTGCAATTAAATGCAACAACATCTTTAGACCCTTAGCTGGACAAGGCAGACCCATCAAAACTGTAATGACCAAGGGCATCGCTGGTATTGGAAAAACggtctctgtgcagaagttcaTTCTTGACTGGGTGGAAGGAAAAGCTAATGAGGATATTGATTTCATGTTTGTCCTTCCTTTTCGGGAGCTGAACTTACTTcatgagcagcacagtctccaTGAGCTTCTGCACGTCGTTCACCCTGGAAGGAAAGAGTTTGAAAACATTGAGCCTGAAAATTACAAGGTTTTCTTCATCTTTGATGGTCTGGATGAAAGCAAACATCCCTTGAATTtcagacacaataagatcctgtCTGAAGCAAGGAAGACATCCCCAGTGGATGTGCTACTGACCAACTTCATTAAGGGGAATCTACTTCCCTAtgctctcctctggatcacctcccgaccagcagcagccaatcagatccctcCAAAATGCATCCACCGactgacagaggtcagagggttCAATGatgcacagagagaggagtATTTTAGGAAAAGATACGCAGATCAGAATCTGGCTGGTAGAATTATCTCACACATAAAGACATCCAGGAGTCTGCACATCATGTGCCATATACCAGTCTTCTGCTGGATGTCTGCCGCTGTTCTGGGAAGACTTTTGGGTGGAACTGACAGGGAAATAATCCCTAAAActctgactgaaatgtacacacatttcCTGCTCATTCAGTCAGACTTCAAGAATGAGAAATATGAGGACAGATCTGAGAAGTCAGAGAAAGAAATCCTCCTAAAACTGGGGCAGCTAGCTTTTCAACACCTGAAGAAGGGCAATCTGATGTTTTATGAGGAGGACCTGCAAGAGTGTGGCATTGATGTCACAGAAGCTTCTGTGTACTCTGGGGTGTGCACAGAGATCTTTAAAGAGGAGCCTGTGCTGCATCAGAAGAAAGTCTACTGCTTTGTGCATCTGAGCCTCCAGGAGTACATGGCTGCTTTGTATGTGATTCATTCCTTCATCAGCAAGAACTTCAGGGCATTGAAGAATTTTTTTGGTCTAAAGACTTTAGCGCCACTCCATGATTTGCACAAGAAAGCTATTAAGAAGGCTTTGGAAAGTGAGAATGGACATCTGGACCTCTTCCTCCGATTCCTTCTGGGCCTCTCACTGGACTCCAATCAGCGCCTTCTCCCAGGTCTACGGCCACAGACTGGAAGCAACTCCGAGAGCATCCAGAAAACAGTTCAGCACATCAAGGACTTTAAAGAGGAAGATCCCTCTCCAGAAAGATGCATCAATCTGTTTCATTGTTTGTCTGAACTCAATGATGATTCAATTCTGATGGAAACCGAAAAGTTGGAGCATTCCAGTCAAAAGTTCTTACCTGCGCACTGCTCCATCCTGGCCTATACACTCCTCAGATCGGAAAAGGCGTTTGATACCTTTAACCTGAGAGGGTACAACACCTCAGAGGAGGGGCGAAGACGACTGGTCCCAGCTGTGAGGTGCTTCCAGAAGGCTGT ACTTAGTGGCTGTAATCTCACAGAGAAATCTCTTCAGCTCGTGGGCTCCGCCCTGCAGTCAGTCTCCTCCCCCCTCAGAGAGCTGGACCTCAGCAACAACAACCTGGGAGATTCAGGAgtggagctgctctgtgctggactgaagagcacaaactgtaaactacagactTTGAG GCTCAGGGAGTGTAACctcacagagggctgctgtgatgttctggcctcagtcctgcgttctcctcactcagagctgagAGATCTGGAGCTCAGAGACAACAAGCTGCAGgactcaggagtgagagcgctctctgctggactggaggacccacactgtaaactgcagagactggg gctgtcaggctgtggagtcacagagagaggctgtgattctCTGGCTTCAGCTCTGCGTTCAAACGcctcacacctgagagagctggaCCTGAGCTACAATCACCCTGGAgactcaggagtgagagcgctgtctgctgctaaactggacacactcacactgct TGTAGACcatggaggagagagcaggctgAAACCAGGACTGAGGAAAAGTCTCTCTGCCCTGAATCCTGTGAAATGGAGACAGCACATCCACTGA
- the LOC133121974 gene encoding protein NLRC3-like yields MAGQVLEILEDLTKEEFLKLKLYLNEEVLERCRPIPQGRLEDQGVTGVITLMKSSYGNKMVQVTLEILRKISRNDLVERLESAPDNEKCAPTVQDKLKSRLKKKFECICEGVAKPGKRTLKSIYTELYITEGDCERVNNEHEVLEIETATRTQPTQDTAINCNNIFKPLAGQDIPIRTVMTKGIAGIGKTVSVQKFVLDWAEGKANEDIEFMFVLPFRELNLLNDEQRSLLELLQVFHPEMKGFENIESEDYKVLFIFDGLEEGLHFRIQDRNILSDVTKKSSVDVLLANLIKGNLLPSARLWITSRPAAANQIPPEFIDRVTEIRGFNDEQKEVYFKKRFTDQSQADRIISHIKKSRSLHIMCHIPAFCWMSATVLERLLGETERGEIPESLTAMYSHFLLIQAKIKHHKYQYQETDPQKPLEPVKEIFLKLGQLAFQCIEKLKPIFYEEDLRGCGIDVKEASVYSGLFTEILKEESVLHQKKVYCFVHLSLQEYMAALYAIHSFISKTSRALKPFFGQKTLATLHDLHKKAIKKALESKNGHLDLFLRFLLGLSLDSNQRLLPGLLPETGSNSESIQKTVQHIKVFNVKDPSPERCINLFHCLSELNDDSIMKEIHEYLSSESPSGEMISPAHCSALAHLLLVSGKELEEFDLKRYNTSEEGRRRLVPAVKCCKKAVLRGCNLTEKSLQLVDSALQSVSSPLRVLDLSNNNLGDSGVELLCAGLKSTNCKLQTLRLRECNLTEGCCDVLASVLRSPHSELRDLELRDNELQDSGVRALSAGLEDPHCKLQRLGLSGCGVTERGCDSLASALRSNASHLRELDLSYNHPGDSGVRALSAAKLDTLTLLVDHGGEIRLKPGLRKYAVALTLDPSSVHRKLSLSEGNRRVKWGNEQLYPDHPKRFSMYHQVLCQEGLSERCYWEAEWRVEKGGKWPCLAVAYETLGRKGRGAEMQFGHNDKSWSLCCSKQKYSAAHRNISTDIPTAPPSCRVGVYLDYPAGTLSFYSVSSDTCTLLHTFHSTFTQPLYPGFKLNKGNSLSLCMLG; encoded by the exons ATGGCTGGCCAGGTCTTGGAGATTCTGGAGGACCTGACAAAAGAAGAATTTTTAAAGTTGAAGTTGTATCTGAATGAAGAGGTGCTGGAAAGATGTAGACCCATCCCACAGGGTCGACTGGAGGACCAAGGTGTGACAGGTGTCATCACCTTGATGAAGAGTTCCTATGGTAACAAGATGGTGCAGGTCACACTGGAGATCTTAAGGAAAATTTCGAGAAATGACCTCGTTGAGAGACTGGAGAGCGCCCCTGACAACG AAAAATGTGCTCCAACAGTTCAGGATAAGCTGAAGTCTCGTCTGAAGAAGAAGTTTGAGTGCATATGTGAAGGGGTTGCCAAGCCAGGAAAACGCACCCTTAAGAGTATTTACACAGAGctctacatcacagagggggACTGTGAACGGGTCAATAATGAACACGAGGTGTTGGAGATTGAAACAGCAACCAGGACACAGCCTACACAAGACACAGCAATTAACTGCAACAACATCTTTAAACCCTTAGCTGGACAAGACATACCCATCAGAACTGTGATGACCAAGGGCATCGCTGGTATTGGAAAAACggtctctgtgcagaagttcGTTCTTGACTGGGCAGAAGGAAAAGCTAATGAGGATATTGAGTTCATGTTTGTCCTTCCTTTTCGGGAGCTGAACTTACTTAATGATGAGCAGCGCAGTCTCCTTGAGCTTCTGCAGGTATTTCACCCTGAAATGAAAGGGTTTGAAAACATTGAGTCTGAAGATTACAAGGTTTTGTTCATCTTTGATGGTCTGGAGGAAGGTCTTCATTTCAGAATCCAGGACCGCAACATACTGTCTGATGTAACAAAAAAATCCTCAGTGGATGTGCTACTGGCAAACCTCATTAAGGGGAATCTACTTCCCTCTGCTCGCCTCTGGATCACCTCCCGACCAGCAGCAGCAAATCAGATCCCTCCAGAATTCATTGACCGTGTGACAGAGATTAGAGGGTTCAATGATGAACAGAAAGAAGTGTATTTCAAGAAAAGATTCACAGATCAGAGTCAGGCTGACAGAATTATCTCACACATAAAGAAATCCAGGAGTCTACACATCATGTGCCATATCCCAGCCTTCTGCTGGATGTCTGCCACTGTTCTGGAGCGACTTTTGGGTGAAACTGAGAGGGGAGAAATCCCTGAATCACTGACTGCAATGTACTCACACTTCCTGCTCATTCAGGCCAAAATCAAGCATCACAAATATCAATACCAGGAGACAGACCCACAGAAACCTCTGGAGCCAGTTAAAGAAATATTTCTCAAACTGGGGCAGCTGGCTTTTCAATGCATAGAAAAGCTCAAACCAATATTttatgaagaggacctgagaggatgTGGCATTGATGTCAAAGAAGCTTCGGTCTACTCTGGGCTGTTCACAGAGATCTTGAAAGAGGAGTCTGTGCTGCATCAGAAGAAAGTCTACTGCTTTGTGCATCTGAGCCTCCAGGAGTACATGGCTGCTTTGTATGCGATTCATTCCTTCATAAGCAAGACCTCCAGGGCATTGAAGCCTTTTTTTGGTCAAAAGACTTTAGCAACTCTCCATGATTTGCACAAGAAAGCTATTAAGAAGGCTTTGGAGAGTAAGAATGGACACCTGGACCTCTTCCTCCGATTCCTTCTGGGCCTCTCACTGGACTCCAATCAGCGCCTTCTCCCAGGTCTACTGCCAGAGACTGGAAGCAACTCTGAGAGCATCCAGAAAACAGTTCAGCACATCAAGGTCTTTAATGTGAAAGATCCCTCCCCAGAAAGGTGCATCAATCTGTTTCACTGTCTGTCTGAACTCAACGATGATTCAATTATGAAGGAAATCCATGAGTACTTGAGCTCAGAAAGTCCGTCGGGTGAAATGATCTCACCTGCGCACTGTTCCGCCCTGGCTCACCTGCTCCTTGTGTCTGGGAAGGAGCTGGAAGAGTTTGACCTGAAACGGTACAACACCTCAGAGGAGGGGCGAAGGCGACTGGTCCCAGCTGTGAAGTGCTGCAAGAAGGCTGT ACTCAGGGGCTGTAATCTCACAGAGAAATCTCTTCAGCTCGTGGACTCCGCCCTGCAGTCAGTCTCCTCCCCCCTCAGAGTGCTGGACCTCAGCAACAACAACCTGGGAGATTCAGGAgtggagctgctctgtgctggactgaagagcacaaactgtaaactacagactTTGAG GCTCAGGGAGTGTAACctcacagagggctgctgtgatgttctggcctcagtcctgcgttctcctcactcagagctgagAGATCTGGAGCTCAGAGACAACGAGCTGCAGgactcaggagtgagagcgctctctgctggactggaggacccacactgtaaactgcagagactggg gctgtcaggctgtggagtcacagagagaggctgtgattctCTGGCTTCAGCTCTGCGTTCAAACGcctcacacctgagagagctggaCCTGAGCTACAATCACCCTGGAgactcaggagtgagagcgctgtctgctgctaaactggacacactcacactgct TGTAGACCATGGAGGAGAGATCAGGCTGAAACCAGGACTGAGGAAAT ATGCTGTTGcactcacactggaccccagcTCTGTACACAGaaagctgtctctgtctgaggggaacaggaggGTGAAATGGGGGAATGAGCAGCTATATCCCGatcatccaaagcgatttagCATGTATCACCAGGTGCTGTGCCAGGAGGGGCTGTCTGAGCGCTGCTACTGGGAGGCAGAGTGGAGGGTGGAGAAGGGTGGGAAATGGCCCTGTCTCGCAGTGGCCTATGAAACGCTTGGCAGGAAAGGACGGGGTGCTGAAATGCAGTTTGGACACAATGACAAGTCCTGGAGTctgtgctgttctaaacagaaGTACTCTGCCGCTCACAGAAATATCTCCACTGACATACCTACTGCCCCCCCTTCCTGCAGAGTAGGGGTGTACCTGGACTATCCGGCcggcactctgtccttctacagcgtctcctCTGACACATGTACCCTCCTGCACACTTTCCACAGCACCTTCACCCAGCCCCTCTACCCTGGGTTTAAACTGAATAAGGGCAACTCGCTGtccctgtgcatgctgggatag